Part of the Candidatus Omnitrophota bacterium genome, ACTGGCATAAAAATAGGAAATATATTTTGAGCGCCTGGCTGCTCTAGCGGGATAGCTAACCAAAGGTTTATTAAAAAGGGGTAGAATATTTTTATCTGCCAAGGTACTGCTGGCTTTTCCTGTTAATAATGCTGTTATTTTCATCGCGGTCTCCTGATAAAACGCTAAATTTGGAGCTCCTTTTTAAAGAATAGAGAAATTAAGTCGCTGGCTATAGTCAGGTCTGTGATGTCTTTAATCTCCATAGAAGCCAGCATATCGATTTCGTATAAATACGGCCTTATGCCGAAGTAGTTTTTATATTTTATATATATATCCTTTCTGGCTATGAAACAACCGTTAGTAATTTTATAAACCGGTTTAAGAGAATTTCTGTTTACAACCTTAGTCATCTCGAAATTAAGGGCCTGGTTTTTAAAAATAATGTATTCCTGTAACCTGGAAACCGAAATGAGGCTGTCGTATCCTGAACCCAATTTTAAGAATTTCTTCAGCATATTATTAAAATCAATTACGCTGACAAAAGGCGAAGTCACATGCGTCCAGATAATAATTTCTTTATCTATTTCCTTTACGCATTCGATAATAGCTTTTGACATATCGATTTTATGCCTTTTGATTATATTAACACCATAGGCTTTAGCTATTTTCGCAATCTTAGACGAAGGGGTAGAGATAAAAATATTTTCTCCCCTGATAAGGTTTTTCACCTGAGCAATCTTCCATTCCAATAAAGTTAAATCACCGAACCTGACTAAATCGCCGTCTTCGCTATACCTGTTTTTTTCTAAAGCCGGGATAACTACTGCTGCATTTTTATACATTTTAATCACAATCTCCTTTCCAACTGCGTAAGCCTGGCTATTTCTGCTTCTATAAACAGATCATTTATCTCTTTTTTCGAGAGTATATATAACTCTTCAAATTTTAAGGCCGCCCTTAAGGCATTGGGATTATTCAGTATTATCTGCGCGGGTAAAATTACTTTTCTCGTTTCGATCTTATCGAATAATCTAAGGATCTTCTTATGCTTCCTAAATATCTCCAGGCTCCTTGCGCTGATACCACCTCCGATGCATGCCTGTAAATTATAATGTTTGATCTTACGTCCGACATTTTCTAAAATATTAAGAATAAAATTAGTATCGGGATGAATATTTTCATCAAAATAAGACTCGCTTAAATCAGTCCGGCCTATCGTAATACCGTCAATCTTATCCTTTGCGTATCCCAATATCTCATCAATTTGGTTTACGGCGCTTTTTGTTTCTATATTTAAAATTAGCTGCAGCTTTGTCTTTTTATAAATATTTTTAGATGCCTGGACAAATTTCCTGACCCCGAATTTGCTTTCTACCATAGGCGCGATCAAACCATCTACCCCGATATCCACTGAATTTTTTATATCGGTTACCGCCTCCACTCCGCCGATTTTCAAGAATAATTTAACCCCTATCCTCGATGTCAATCTCCTTAACTTCACCGCATCCCTGAATGAAGATCCTTCTGCTTCAAATTCCGCTTTAATTCCCTTAAGGCCGTATTGTTGTTTTAATTTTTCCAGCTGCTCAAATAATTTATTCTCCAGTCCGTACATTTTAAGCTCCTAAGATTTTTTTTATTTTATAAATGGCTTCTTTTTCGCATTCCGAATTATTATCTGTTAACACGTATCCCCATCCAGCATGGATCCTTACCAGACCCGTAATTCCGCCGCAAGAACATAAATGGTCTCTAGAGTCATCTATGATAAGGGACTTGCGCACCCGGTATTTATCTATTATAAATTTAACGACCCCGCCCTTTGAATTGAACCTTTTGTAATATTTCCCGTCATATATATTATCGCTGGAAAAATTAACCTTATGGACTTTTAGCAGCTGTAAAACTGTATCCTTATCTTTTGTGGTGATAATAAAAAAAGGGGGCTTTGCCTCCTTAATTATTTCCGAAATCTTATATAAAAAATTATATGGGGTATTTAAAGAAAGCCAAAATTTAGGGTATTTTACCCTGATATATCTTCTGGCTTTTAAAAAACGTTTTTCAAAAATCTGCTTTTCTAGAGAATCTATATTACAATGTAACCTAAAGTCCCGCGCAATATCAATGCTCCTATCTTCTGACTTTTTATCTATCGCTTTAAGTAAATCATAATAATCTGTGGCGCAATTGATAAGGAACCTGTATTTCTTGAAGATTTTAAAATGTTCGGATTCAAAGTTAATGCTACCGATAGAGCGTTTATTCGTAGTGGCAAGCGTACTTACGCAATAAGCCTCTTTTAGGGTATCGAAGAGTACTCCATCTAAGTCCAAAAAGATTGCCTTATCAATTACTTTGCTCTTATTTGCCAATTATCTTCTCCAGATTTTAATAAATGTTTGCCAAAATCGTTGCATATATGCTTTATTGCCGATGGTGACCCGAATATAGTCATTTAAAAAACCCTGTCTAAATCTGCCGTTTACCAGGATACCGTCCTTTGCCAGACTATTTATAATCTCATCTACCCGCTTCCCGCACTTAATCAATATAAAGTTCGCATGCCCCCGGAGGTATTCTATTGCCTCTATGTCGAGTTTTTGTGCTAGATATTGTTTACCCTCATGCGCATCTTTAATTAAATCGTTAATAACGGCGGGGTTATCCAGCAGCTTTTGGCCAACTAATACCGCTAATCCATTTACGTCAAAAGTGGGCTTTACTTTTCTTAAATACTCTATTATTTTGTTTGATGCCGCGGCATAACCTAATCTTAGCGCAGCCATACCCAGTAGCTTAGAGAATGTCCTCAGCACAATAAGATTGGGATAAATTTTTACCTTTTCTATTACGGAATGAGGATAAAAATAAAAATATGCCTCATCCACCACTATAAGCACATCATTATTTGCTGCTTTTTTGATAATTTCAATTAAATCCCCTTTTTCTAAAACGCTTCCCGTAGGATTATTAGGGTTTACCACTACCGCAAGGCGTATGTCCCTGGAAAGCACATTCATGAATTCTTTAACGGGGAAAGACATATCGTTCTTATAATCTAATATTACGGGTTTAGCTTCAAACATCTGACAATATACCGGATACATGGCAAAGGTAGGATTGGTTAGTAAAACCCTGTCCCCCTTCGATACGTATGCATCAAAGATATATTTTATGGCTGCGTCTGAGCCATTTGTCAAACAGATATTTCCCGGTTTAAGGTTACTATGTTCGGCTACCTTCTTTTGCAGCAGCTTGTATTCAGGATAAGTAGATAGAGACCCAGGATCAACGCCGGAAAAAATCTTTTTTAAAAAAGTATCCGGCAGACCCGGAATTCCCTCGTTCATATCTAAATGCAAAAGTCCCTTGCGTCCTTCTTCTAATTTAGCCCTATATAGCCGCGCCAGATGAAGCTTAGTTTTTATCATGGATTGGTTTTTTAATCTGCGCTGTCCGCCACGGACAACCATTGCAGGCTTTGACTTCATGAGAACGACCTTTATGATGTAATGCGCGTGCCTGATTGACCCTATCATCATGCCAAGAGTCATAAATGCTTCTAGTTTTTACATTTCCAATATCAAGCAGGTGCAGGTCATCATTATTACAAGGCATAATCGTTCCATCCCATTCAATGGTCATACGTTGCCATAACTGAGGGCAGGCCCAGTTGTTGATTAAATCTTCTTTTCGATTTATGCTATCCTTGTAATCAACCGCAGCTACCTCATCACAGCGGTTTTTCCAAAAAGATTTGTAAGTTTCGAGGTCTAAATCAGAAAAATAAACAGTCTGAATTCTTATTCGAGGAAAATTCACCCCTCTTTTACGACGCAGGTCTAATAATGCGTCTATATTTTTTATAATGGTATTGAATTTTGCCCCGATCCTCTGCTTCTCAAAAATTTCAGGGTCTACCCCATCAATAGAAATTGAAATGCGGTCTAATCCGGCACCTATCATTTCTTCGCTCTTTTCTTTAGTCAGCAGCACGCCATTAGTATTAAAATAAACATCTAAAA contains:
- a CDS encoding aldolase/citrate lyase family protein, which gives rise to MYGLENKLFEQLEKLKQQYGLKGIKAEFEAEGSSFRDAVKLRRLTSRIGVKLFLKIGGVEAVTDIKNSVDIGVDGLIAPMVESKFGVRKFVQASKNIYKKTKLQLILNIETKSAVNQIDEILGYAKDKIDGITIGRTDLSESYFDENIHPDTNFILNILENVGRKIKHYNLQACIGGGISARSLEIFRKHKKILRLFDKIETRKVILPAQIILNNPNALRAALKFEELYILSKKEINDLFIEAEIARLTQLERRL
- a CDS encoding histidinol-phosphate transaminase; this translates as MIKTKLHLARLYRAKLEEGRKGLLHLDMNEGIPGLPDTFLKKIFSGVDPGSLSTYPEYKLLQKKVAEHSNLKPGNICLTNGSDAAIKYIFDAYVSKGDRVLLTNPTFAMYPVYCQMFEAKPVILDYKNDMSFPVKEFMNVLSRDIRLAVVVNPNNPTGSVLEKGDLIEIIKKAANNDVLIVVDEAYFYFYPHSVIEKVKIYPNLIVLRTFSKLLGMAALRLGYAAASNKIIEYLRKVKPTFDVNGLAVLVGQKLLDNPAVINDLIKDAHEGKQYLAQKLDIEAIEYLRGHANFILIKCGKRVDEIINSLAKDGILVNGRFRQGFLNDYIRVTIGNKAYMQRFWQTFIKIWRR
- a CDS encoding radical SAM protein — its product is MAYIKPNSNFYSLAGTSFSEEQSGEYKEYRRCWVEYPTNFIVRDFPMHLDIEITNRCNIKCTFCDKLHLLKNTKLSDMDIDLYKRIIDEGSENRLWAIKLSYRGEPLLHEEIAKMVSYAKKKGILDVYFNTNGVLLTKEKSEEMIGAGLDRISISIDGVDPEIFEKQRIGAKFNTIIKNIDALLDLRRKRGVNFPRIRIQTVYFSDLDLETYKSFWKNRCDEVAAVDYKDSINRKEDLINNWACPQLWQRMTIEWDGTIMPCNNDDLHLLDIGNVKTRSIYDSWHDDRVNQARALHHKGRSHEVKACNGCPWRTAQIKKPIHDKN